In Phormidium yuhuli AB48, one genomic interval encodes:
- a CDS encoding transglycosylase domain-containing protein, translating into MPPSQTQPQTLLGNVTQVAKQLHAKVNFGQLALNPKARVPELWVQTAGEDDAQIYPLVGDRYLLGRSSQCDMVVPTPLVSKTHFSLSRDSREGKRHFVLRDEGSTNGIYIGKRRLRKLQLQHGDVLTLGPPDLADAVRVQFYDPPPWYVRGFRWSLYGVSGVCVLATLFVLAEWQKFTVRPLPRSITGPTIVYSRDAERPLREPYSTTHVEHPSLTQFGNYLPNAVIASEDSRFFWHLGVDPIGVLRAMIANLRGGGIREGASTLTQQLARSLYRDYVGTEDSAGRKLREMIVALKLETFYSKDDLLLTYLNQVFLGIDLYGFEDAARFYFGKSTQELTLSEAATLAGILPAPNRFNPIQNYELALQYRNRVIERMRALGKISQEEADRARRSRIEINPEAREILESTVAPYFYDHVFVELEQLLGYELAREGNFIVETGLNPDLQEQAEQSLQDYVRTVGNQLGVSQGALVSLDYRTGEIVALAGGVDYRSSQYNRATQARRQPGSTFKVFPFAEALNQGISPGTVFSCQPLTWQGQSFRPCERSGGDINMYQGMAQSENVVALRIAREAGLNNVVRLAREFGIRSELNPVPGLALGQSEVSLLEITGAYSIFANQGRWNRGHAIRRILDSSDCSNPDDFQTCRVIYDYAEQEPTDQAVVSPQVAGIMTDLLRGVVQSGTGTAAAFGAGEVGKTGTTDFAVDLWFIGYVPQRALVTGVWLGNDDNSRTYGSSSHAAELWRSYMSGAVE; encoded by the coding sequence ATGCCGCCGAGTCAAACCCAACCCCAAACCCTATTGGGGAACGTCACTCAAGTGGCGAAACAGCTTCATGCCAAAGTTAACTTTGGGCAACTGGCTCTCAACCCAAAAGCACGAGTGCCAGAACTTTGGGTGCAAACCGCTGGGGAGGACGATGCACAGATTTATCCCCTGGTGGGCGATCGCTATCTCTTGGGGCGATCATCTCAATGTGACATGGTTGTTCCCACGCCTCTCGTCAGCAAAACCCACTTTTCCCTCAGTCGTGATAGCCGGGAAGGCAAACGCCACTTCGTCCTGCGAGATGAAGGCTCCACCAACGGCATCTATATTGGTAAACGTCGCCTACGGAAACTGCAACTGCAACATGGGGATGTCCTAACCCTGGGCCCGCCAGATTTAGCGGATGCCGTGCGAGTTCAGTTTTACGATCCCCCCCCCTGGTACGTGCGGGGTTTTCGCTGGAGCCTCTATGGTGTTTCAGGAGTCTGTGTCTTAGCCACCCTATTCGTGTTGGCGGAATGGCAAAAATTTACCGTGCGTCCCCTGCCTCGCTCCATTACCGGGCCCACCATCGTCTATTCCCGAGATGCAGAGCGGCCCCTACGGGAACCCTACAGCACCACCCATGTGGAACATCCCAGCTTGACGCAATTTGGTAATTATCTCCCCAACGCCGTGATTGCCTCGGAAGATAGTCGCTTCTTCTGGCACTTAGGGGTTGATCCGATTGGGGTGCTGCGGGCCATGATCGCCAACCTGCGCGGAGGGGGCATTCGGGAAGGAGCCAGTACCCTAACCCAACAACTGGCTCGCAGTCTCTATCGGGACTATGTCGGAACTGAAGACTCAGCGGGCCGGAAATTGCGGGAGATGATCGTGGCCCTAAAGCTCGAAACCTTTTACAGTAAGGATGATTTGTTACTGACCTATCTCAATCAGGTCTTTTTGGGCATTGATTTATATGGTTTTGAGGATGCGGCGCGCTTTTATTTTGGCAAGTCCACCCAGGAGTTAACTCTCTCAGAAGCTGCCACCCTAGCTGGGATTTTGCCCGCGCCCAACCGCTTTAACCCCATTCAGAACTATGAGTTAGCTCTACAATACCGCAATCGTGTTATTGAACGGATGCGGGCCTTGGGTAAAATTTCTCAGGAGGAAGCCGATCGGGCCCGGCGATCGCGCATTGAAATCAATCCTGAAGCCCGGGAAATTCTCGAAAGTACCGTTGCTCCCTATTTCTACGATCATGTTTTTGTCGAACTTGAGCAACTCCTCGGTTACGAACTGGCCCGGGAAGGCAACTTTATTGTGGAAACGGGCCTGAATCCTGACTTGCAAGAGCAAGCCGAGCAGAGTTTACAGGACTATGTTCGTACCGTCGGCAATCAGTTAGGGGTATCTCAAGGGGCACTCGTGTCCCTGGATTATCGCACTGGGGAAATTGTCGCCCTAGCCGGGGGGGTAGATTATCGGAGCAGTCAGTATAACCGGGCCACCCAAGCTCGGCGACAACCCGGCTCTACGTTTAAAGTCTTTCCCTTCGCTGAGGCCCTCAATCAAGGCATCAGTCCAGGGACGGTGTTCTCCTGTCAACCCCTTACCTGGCAAGGGCAATCCTTCCGTCCCTGTGAACGCAGTGGCGGTGATATCAATATGTATCAGGGGATGGCCCAGTCAGAGAATGTGGTGGCCCTACGGATTGCTCGCGAGGCGGGACTCAATAATGTGGTCCGTTTAGCACGAGAATTTGGCATTCGCTCCGAGTTAAATCCAGTTCCTGGGTTAGCCTTGGGTCAAAGTGAGGTGAGTTTATTAGAAATTACCGGCGCCTATAGCATTTTTGCCAATCAGGGCCGCTGGAACCGTGGCCATGCGATTCGCCGCATTTTGGACAGCAGCGATTGTAGTAATCCTGATGATTTCCAAACTTGTCGGGTGATTTATGATTATGCTGAGCAAGAACCCACGGATCAAGCGGTCGTCTCCCCGCAGGTAGCCGGGATTATGACGGACTTGTTGCGAGGGGTGGTGCAGTCGGGAACCGGTACAGCAGCGGCTTTTGGGGCTGGAGAGGTGGGCAAAACGGGAACCACCGACTTCGCCGTCGATTTGTGGTTTATTGGCTATGTTCCCCAACGCGCTCTCGTCACGGGAGTCTGGTTAGGGAATGATGACAATAGCCGCACCTATGGGAGTAGCAGTCATGCGGCGGAACTCTGGCGCAGTTATATGAGTGGCGCGGTGGAATAA